In Zonotrichia albicollis isolate bZonAlb1 chromosome 3, bZonAlb1.hap1, whole genome shotgun sequence, a single window of DNA contains:
- the CYP1B1 gene encoding cytochrome P450 1B1 isoform X2 — protein sequence MALERLGEALRGIPPLQSSLLLLLCLLAAIHLGKLLLQHQQRRRQGQRRAPPGPFPWPLIGNAAQLGSAPHLSFARLASTYGAVFQLRLGRWPVVVLNGERAIRQALVRQGAAFAGRPPFPSFQLVSGGLSLAFGGYSELWKLHRRAAHATVRAFSTGSPATRRLLERHLVGEARALVALLVRGSAGGAFLDPSRVLVVAVANVMSALCFGRRYSHGDGEFLRIVGRNEQFGRAVGAGSLVDALPWLQRFPSPVRAAYRAFRDLNRDFYGFVRGKFLQHQRSLRPGAAPRDMMDAFIRLQREQPRLQLEHVPATVTDIFGASQDTLSTALQWLLIFLIRYPKVQAKMQEEVDRIVGRDRLPCVEDQPHLPYIMAFLYESMRFSSFVPVTIPHATTTNTFIMGYLIPKDTVIFVNQWSVNHDPAKWSNPEDFDPTRFLDENGFINKDLTSSVMIFSLGKRRCIGEELSKVQLFLFTSILVHQCNFTANPNEDPKMDFTYGLTIKPKPFTLNVTLRDTMDLLDQAVQRLQAEKAASESQLSANA from the exons ATGGCCCTCGAGAGGCTCGGGGAAGCGCTGCGCGGCATCCCCCCGTTGCAaagctccctcctgctcctgctctgcctgctcgCCGCCATCCACCTGGgcaagctcctcctgcagcatcagCAGCGCCGGCGGCAGGGCCAGCGCCGGGCGCCGccgggccctttcccctggcccCTGATCGGCAACGCGGCGCAGCTGGGCAGCGCCCCGCACCTCTCCTTCGCCCGGCTGGCCAGCACCTACGGCGCCGTGTTCCAGCTGCGCCTGGGGCGCTGGCCCGTGGTGGTGCTGAACGGCGAGCGCGCCATCCGCCAGGCCCTCGTCCGCCAGGGGGCCGCCTTCGCGGGCCGCCCGCCCTTCCCGTCCTTTCAGCTGGTGTCGGGCGGGCTCAGCCTGGCCTTCGGCGGATACTCGGAGCTCTGGAAGCTGCACCGGCGGGCGGCGCACGCCACGGTGCGCGCCTTCTCCACGGGCAGCCCCGCCACCCGCCGCCTGCTGGAGCGGCACCTGGTGGGCGAGGCGCGGGCGCTGGTGGCCCTGCTGGTGCGCGGCAGCGCCGGCGGCGCCTTCCTCGACCCCTCGCGCGTCCTGGTGGTGGCCGTGGCCAACGTGATGAGCGCCCTGTGCTTCGGCCGCCGCTACAGCCACGGCGACGGCGAGTTCCTGCGCATCGTGGGGCGCAACGAGCAGTTCGGGCGGGCGGTGGGCGCCGGCAGCCTGGTGGATGCGCTGCCCTGGCTCCAGCGCTTCCCCAGCCCCGTCCGCGCCGCCTACCGCGCCTTCCGCGACCTCAACCGCGACTTCTACGGCTTCGTCCGCGGCAagttcctgcagcaccagcgCAGCCTgcgccccggggccgccccccgCGACATGATGGACGCCTTCATCCGCCTGCAGCGGGAGCAGCCGCGGCTACAGCTCGAGCACGTGCCCGCCACCGTCACCGACATCTTCGGCGCCAGCCAGGACACCCTCTCCACCGCCCTGCAGTGGCTTCTCATCTTCCTCATCAG GTACCCAAAAGTGCAGGCTAAAATGCAAGAAGAGGTGGATAGGATTGTTGGAAGAGACCGTCTGCCGTGTGTTGAAGATCAGCCTCACCTGCCCTACATCATGGCTTTCCTGTACGAATCCATGCGTTTCAGCAGCTTTGTGCCTGTGACCATCCCACACGCCACCACAACCAACACCTTCATCATGGGCTACCTCATTCCCAAGGACACTGTCATCTTTGTCAATCAGTGGTCAGTGAATCACGACCCAGCAAAATGGTCCAACCCCGAGGACTTTGACCCAACAAGATTCCTGGATGAGAATGGGTTCATCAATAAAGATCTTACGAGCAGCGTGATGATTTTCTCACTGGGGAAGCGCCGGTGTATTGGAGAGGAGTTATCCAAGGTGCAGCTCTTTCTCTTTACCTCCATACTGGTGCATCAGTGCAATTTCACTGCTAACCCAAACGAGGACCCTAAAATGGACTTTACCTACGGACTGACCATTAAACCTAAGCCATTCACCTTGAATGTTACGCTCCGAGATACGATGGATTTGCTCGATCAGGCTGTCCAAAGACTGCAAGCAGAGAAAGCGGCCAGTGAAAGTCAGCTGTCAGCAAATGCCTAA
- the CYP1B1 gene encoding cytochrome P450 1B1 isoform X1 — MEAACNSMALERLGEALRGIPPLQSSLLLLLCLLAAIHLGKLLLQHQQRRRQGQRRAPPGPFPWPLIGNAAQLGSAPHLSFARLASTYGAVFQLRLGRWPVVVLNGERAIRQALVRQGAAFAGRPPFPSFQLVSGGLSLAFGGYSELWKLHRRAAHATVRAFSTGSPATRRLLERHLVGEARALVALLVRGSAGGAFLDPSRVLVVAVANVMSALCFGRRYSHGDGEFLRIVGRNEQFGRAVGAGSLVDALPWLQRFPSPVRAAYRAFRDLNRDFYGFVRGKFLQHQRSLRPGAAPRDMMDAFIRLQREQPRLQLEHVPATVTDIFGASQDTLSTALQWLLIFLIRYPKVQAKMQEEVDRIVGRDRLPCVEDQPHLPYIMAFLYESMRFSSFVPVTIPHATTTNTFIMGYLIPKDTVIFVNQWSVNHDPAKWSNPEDFDPTRFLDENGFINKDLTSSVMIFSLGKRRCIGEELSKVQLFLFTSILVHQCNFTANPNEDPKMDFTYGLTIKPKPFTLNVTLRDTMDLLDQAVQRLQAEKAASESQLSANA; from the exons ATGGAAGCAGCGTGCAACAG CATGGCCCTCGAGAGGCTCGGGGAAGCGCTGCGCGGCATCCCCCCGTTGCAaagctccctcctgctcctgctctgcctgctcgCCGCCATCCACCTGGgcaagctcctcctgcagcatcagCAGCGCCGGCGGCAGGGCCAGCGCCGGGCGCCGccgggccctttcccctggcccCTGATCGGCAACGCGGCGCAGCTGGGCAGCGCCCCGCACCTCTCCTTCGCCCGGCTGGCCAGCACCTACGGCGCCGTGTTCCAGCTGCGCCTGGGGCGCTGGCCCGTGGTGGTGCTGAACGGCGAGCGCGCCATCCGCCAGGCCCTCGTCCGCCAGGGGGCCGCCTTCGCGGGCCGCCCGCCCTTCCCGTCCTTTCAGCTGGTGTCGGGCGGGCTCAGCCTGGCCTTCGGCGGATACTCGGAGCTCTGGAAGCTGCACCGGCGGGCGGCGCACGCCACGGTGCGCGCCTTCTCCACGGGCAGCCCCGCCACCCGCCGCCTGCTGGAGCGGCACCTGGTGGGCGAGGCGCGGGCGCTGGTGGCCCTGCTGGTGCGCGGCAGCGCCGGCGGCGCCTTCCTCGACCCCTCGCGCGTCCTGGTGGTGGCCGTGGCCAACGTGATGAGCGCCCTGTGCTTCGGCCGCCGCTACAGCCACGGCGACGGCGAGTTCCTGCGCATCGTGGGGCGCAACGAGCAGTTCGGGCGGGCGGTGGGCGCCGGCAGCCTGGTGGATGCGCTGCCCTGGCTCCAGCGCTTCCCCAGCCCCGTCCGCGCCGCCTACCGCGCCTTCCGCGACCTCAACCGCGACTTCTACGGCTTCGTCCGCGGCAagttcctgcagcaccagcgCAGCCTgcgccccggggccgccccccgCGACATGATGGACGCCTTCATCCGCCTGCAGCGGGAGCAGCCGCGGCTACAGCTCGAGCACGTGCCCGCCACCGTCACCGACATCTTCGGCGCCAGCCAGGACACCCTCTCCACCGCCCTGCAGTGGCTTCTCATCTTCCTCATCAG GTACCCAAAAGTGCAGGCTAAAATGCAAGAAGAGGTGGATAGGATTGTTGGAAGAGACCGTCTGCCGTGTGTTGAAGATCAGCCTCACCTGCCCTACATCATGGCTTTCCTGTACGAATCCATGCGTTTCAGCAGCTTTGTGCCTGTGACCATCCCACACGCCACCACAACCAACACCTTCATCATGGGCTACCTCATTCCCAAGGACACTGTCATCTTTGTCAATCAGTGGTCAGTGAATCACGACCCAGCAAAATGGTCCAACCCCGAGGACTTTGACCCAACAAGATTCCTGGATGAGAATGGGTTCATCAATAAAGATCTTACGAGCAGCGTGATGATTTTCTCACTGGGGAAGCGCCGGTGTATTGGAGAGGAGTTATCCAAGGTGCAGCTCTTTCTCTTTACCTCCATACTGGTGCATCAGTGCAATTTCACTGCTAACCCAAACGAGGACCCTAAAATGGACTTTACCTACGGACTGACCATTAAACCTAAGCCATTCACCTTGAATGTTACGCTCCGAGATACGATGGATTTGCTCGATCAGGCTGTCCAAAGACTGCAAGCAGAGAAAGCGGCCAGTGAAAGTCAGCTGTCAGCAAATGCCTAA